One region of Terricaulis silvestris genomic DNA includes:
- a CDS encoding acyl-CoA dehydrogenase family protein, producing MSDLFSDLDAVVTDASAYADRARQAVKARVSIKDRAALDREQHIVHGLAWVATYAETLREVRDWARALKEAGKLGEVEQLLAKLLAAEYAAQLAGGVPMTQVETIRPADFGVEAPRVALAISQEEKTRLAALLREGRGRATLENTGLDDDFELIRDQFRKFADAEVVPFAHGWHLKDQLIPIEIVEHMGELGVFGLTIPEAFGGSGLGKTAMCVVSEELSRGYIGVGSLGTRSEIAAELILTGGTDEQKAYWLPKIANAEILPTAVFTEPNTGSDLASLRTRAAKDGDAYVVTGNKTWITHAARADMMTLLVRTDAASTDHRGLSMLLAPKARGDGDEPFPTEGMSGGEIEVLGYRGMKEFEIGFDGFRVPAANLLGGIEGQGFKQLMATFESARIQTAARAVGVAQCALELGLQYALERKQFGVEIFSFPRVANKLVMMAAEIMASRQIAYFAARRKDSGKRCDLEAGMAKLLAARVAWAAADNALQIHGGNGFALEYPISRVLCDARILNIFEGAGEIQAQVIGRRLLEESVN from the coding sequence ATGAGCGATTTGTTCTCCGATCTCGATGCTGTCGTCACAGACGCTTCCGCCTACGCCGATCGCGCGCGGCAGGCGGTGAAGGCGCGCGTGTCGATCAAGGATCGCGCGGCGCTCGATCGCGAACAGCACATCGTCCACGGCCTCGCGTGGGTGGCGACTTATGCAGAGACTTTGCGCGAAGTGCGCGACTGGGCGCGGGCGCTGAAGGAGGCGGGCAAGCTCGGCGAAGTGGAGCAGCTGTTGGCGAAGCTGCTGGCGGCTGAGTACGCGGCGCAGCTCGCGGGCGGCGTGCCGATGACGCAAGTCGAGACGATCCGTCCGGCGGACTTTGGCGTTGAAGCGCCGCGCGTGGCGTTGGCGATTTCGCAGGAGGAGAAAACGCGGCTGGCGGCGTTGCTGCGCGAGGGGCGCGGGCGGGCGACGTTGGAGAACACCGGGCTCGATGACGACTTCGAGTTGATCCGCGATCAGTTCCGCAAGTTTGCCGACGCTGAGGTCGTGCCGTTTGCGCACGGGTGGCATTTGAAGGACCAGCTGATCCCGATCGAGATCGTCGAGCATATGGGTGAGCTCGGTGTGTTCGGGCTGACGATTCCGGAAGCGTTTGGAGGCTCGGGGCTGGGCAAGACGGCGATGTGCGTGGTGTCCGAGGAGCTTTCGCGCGGTTATATCGGCGTAGGCTCGCTGGGTACGCGCTCGGAGATCGCGGCCGAGCTCATTCTCACCGGCGGCACCGACGAGCAGAAGGCGTACTGGCTGCCGAAGATCGCGAACGCCGAAATACTGCCGACGGCGGTCTTCACTGAACCGAACACGGGGTCGGACCTTGCTTCACTGCGTACTCGCGCGGCGAAGGATGGCGATGCGTATGTCGTGACCGGCAACAAGACGTGGATCACGCACGCGGCGCGGGCCGACATGATGACGCTGCTGGTGCGTACCGATGCCGCAAGCACCGATCACCGCGGGCTTTCGATGCTGTTGGCGCCGAAGGCGCGCGGTGATGGCGACGAGCCCTTTCCAACGGAGGGCATGTCGGGCGGCGAGATTGAGGTGCTGGGCTATCGTGGCATGAAGGAGTTCGAGATCGGGTTTGATGGCTTCCGCGTACCAGCGGCGAATTTGCTTGGCGGCATTGAGGGGCAAGGCTTCAAGCAGCTGATGGCGACGTTTGAGAGCGCGCGGATTCAGACGGCGGCGCGCGCGGTTGGCGTGGCGCAATGCGCGCTGGAGCTGGGGCTACAGTATGCGTTGGAGCGTAAGCAGTTCGGCGTCGAAATTTTCAGCTTCCCGCGTGTGGCCAACAAGCTGGTGATGATGGCGGCTGAGATCATGGCGTCTCGGCAGATCGCGTATTTTGCGGCGCGGCGGAAGGACAGCGGCAAACGCTGCGACCTGGAAGCAGGGATGGCGAAGTTGCTGGCGGCGCGGGTGGCGTGGGCGGCGGCGGACAACGCGCTGCAAATTCACGGCGGCAACGGCTTTGCGCTGGAATATCCCATCAGCCGCGTGCTGTGCGATGCGCGCATTCTCAACATCTTTGAGGGCGCAGGCGAAATCCAAGCGCAAGTGATCGGTCGCAGGCTGCTGGAAGAGAGCGTCAACTAG
- a CDS encoding aspartate/glutamate racemase family protein: MLHIGILGHSADGSALCYLETVRESARRLGDHTHPEITLSLMPMGPTIPWWEAGDLDQINVHLRATAERLARAGCDFFVCPDNTAHIALEASRELYPLPGLHIAEVVARQAKAEGRRRIALLGTRYTMEGSVYTAAFARHGLEMRTPGAADRRLLNAIIFDELCLGRFEESARSEFLRVIDALKTEGCDAAALCCTEIPILITPEISPLPTLDSTRLLAHAAVAVATGQQPKATWRGGPLN; this comes from the coding sequence GTGCTCCACATCGGTATTCTCGGCCACTCGGCTGACGGCTCGGCGCTCTGCTATCTGGAGACGGTGCGCGAAAGCGCGCGGCGCCTGGGCGATCACACGCATCCCGAGATTACGCTGTCGCTGATGCCGATGGGGCCGACCATCCCGTGGTGGGAAGCCGGCGATCTGGATCAGATCAACGTGCACCTGCGCGCCACGGCGGAGCGCTTGGCGAGAGCCGGCTGTGACTTCTTCGTGTGCCCCGACAACACCGCGCACATTGCACTTGAAGCATCCCGCGAACTTTATCCATTGCCAGGGCTGCACATCGCCGAAGTCGTGGCGCGGCAGGCGAAGGCGGAAGGGCGCCGTCGCATCGCGTTGCTCGGGACGCGCTACACGATGGAAGGCTCGGTCTATACGGCGGCGTTTGCGCGCCATGGTCTGGAGATGCGGACGCCCGGCGCGGCTGACCGTCGGTTGCTGAATGCGATTATTTTCGACGAGCTCTGCCTTGGACGTTTTGAGGAGTCGGCGCGCAGCGAATTCCTGCGCGTGATCGATGCGCTGAAGACTGAAGGGTGCGACGCGGCGGCGCTCTGCTGCACCGAAATCCCGATCCTGATCACACCGGAGATTTCGCCGCTGCCGACGCTGGATTCGACGCGTTTGCTGGCGCACGCGGCGGTGGCCGTGGCCACAGGCCAACAGCCGAAGGCGACATGGCGTGGCGGGCCGCTGAATTGA
- a CDS encoding META domain-containing protein: MSALVAAACASLAPAPSSDLAGTRWAVRSINGQPTQIRTPSVEFAVEDRIAGGGGCNRYSGVYEAADGAIAVRALGRTEMACDTPVMRQEDAFFTVLDDADRYRRDGEQLVITAEDGGSLVLAPLTL; this comes from the coding sequence ATGAGCGCGCTGGTCGCGGCGGCGTGCGCTTCTCTCGCACCTGCACCCAGCTCCGATCTCGCCGGTACGCGCTGGGCGGTGCGGTCGATCAACGGCCAGCCCACGCAAATTCGCACGCCGTCGGTCGAGTTTGCGGTGGAGGATCGCATCGCCGGCGGCGGCGGCTGCAACCGGTATTCCGGCGTCTATGAAGCGGCTGACGGCGCCATCGCCGTACGCGCTCTGGGGCGCACCGAAATGGCCTGCGATACGCCGGTGATGCGCCAGGAGGATGCGTTCTTCACGGTGCTGGATGACGCGGATCGCTATCGCCGCGACGGCGAACAGCTTGTGATCACGGCGGAAGATGGGGGCTCTCTGGTCCTGGCTCCGCTAACGCTTTAA
- a CDS encoding M24 family metallopeptidase: MMHRRALLGSLAGASATLGQASAQENTYATPGPPQPFPPEVFRERRRRLMDQIRGGVAVIYSATTLEGEGQDPNFLYLTGIADEVNCALVLAPEERINKETLFLANRDIESERWEGARMPLGSEVERITGIANVSRMGGLGGQVTGMASRAGKLCFMGPLAGPNAPVPRALELYRNIQTRVPGVSIEQSAMMIPYMREQKEPREVEKIRRAITATERGHRAAMRRARVGMHEYDVKDIIEFEFRAEGARGMAFPSIVGAGRNSAVLHYPLDTNTIQAGDMVLCDLGAKYDYYCADITRTFPISGRFNDEQRRIYELVLQAQEAAFRVARPGVHYSALQDAADNVFRQAGLIDSFWHGLGHFVGLEVHDAGDYNRPLPVGACFTIEPGLYLPDRGFGVRIEDMYLITRNGCEHMTASVPRTVAEVEAWIAGGA; the protein is encoded by the coding sequence ATGATGCATCGCCGCGCGCTTTTGGGATCGTTGGCCGGCGCCAGCGCGACGCTTGGACAAGCGTCCGCACAAGAGAACACCTACGCCACCCCCGGGCCGCCACAGCCGTTTCCGCCGGAAGTCTTCCGCGAGCGCCGCCGGCGCTTGATGGATCAGATTCGCGGCGGCGTCGCCGTGATCTACTCCGCCACAACGCTCGAAGGCGAAGGCCAAGACCCGAACTTTCTCTACCTCACCGGCATCGCCGACGAAGTGAACTGCGCCCTCGTCCTGGCGCCGGAGGAGCGCATCAACAAGGAAACCCTCTTCCTCGCCAACCGCGATATCGAAAGCGAACGCTGGGAGGGCGCGCGCATGCCGCTCGGCAGCGAAGTCGAACGCATCACCGGCATCGCCAATGTGAGCCGCATGGGCGGCCTCGGCGGCCAAGTCACAGGCATGGCCTCACGCGCGGGCAAGCTCTGCTTCATGGGACCGCTCGCTGGCCCCAACGCGCCTGTGCCGCGCGCGCTTGAACTCTACCGCAATATCCAAACTCGCGTACCCGGCGTCAGCATCGAACAATCCGCGATGATGATCCCCTACATGCGTGAACAGAAGGAGCCGCGCGAAGTCGAGAAAATTCGCCGCGCCATCACCGCCACCGAACGCGGCCATCGCGCCGCCATGCGCCGCGCCCGCGTCGGCATGCACGAATACGACGTGAAGGACATCATCGAGTTCGAATTCCGCGCCGAAGGCGCGCGCGGCATGGCGTTCCCGTCCATCGTCGGCGCCGGCCGCAACAGCGCCGTGCTGCACTACCCGCTCGACACCAACACCATCCAAGCCGGCGACATGGTGCTGTGCGATCTCGGCGCGAAATACGATTACTATTGCGCCGACATCACCCGCACCTTCCCGATCAGCGGCCGCTTCAACGACGAACAGCGCCGCATCTACGAACTGGTGCTGCAAGCGCAGGAAGCCGCGTTTCGCGTCGCGCGTCCAGGCGTGCACTACAGCGCGCTGCAAGACGCCGCCGACAACGTGTTCCGCCAAGCTGGCCTGATCGATTCATTCTGGCATGGCCTTGGCCACTTCGTCGGCCTCGAAGTCCACGACGCCGGCGATTACAACCGCCCGCTTCCCGTCGGCGCCTGCTTCACCATCGAGCCCGGCCTCTATCTACCAGATCGCGGCTTCGGCGTGCGCATCGAAGACATGTACCTCATCACCCGCAACGGCTGCGAGCACATGACCGCATCCGTCCCGCGCACGGTGGCCGAAGTCGAAGCCTGGATCGCCGGCGGCGCCTAA
- a CDS encoding M20/M25/M40 family metallo-hydrolase, translating into MVRLILAALAVLLVAVAGFVGYRTYSFTAPPPPAEAAIPDTSAYQIDASAAAMRLGEAIRFRTVSLVEATDDRAQFEQFHAWMQARYPAFHAAARREVIGELSLMYTWEGSDAGQPPILLLAHQDVVPVPEDTRTQWQVDPFGGVIQDDAIWGRGSIDDKGSLVALLEAAEYLAAQGKRPVRTIVFAFGHDEELGGDGGAVLMAQALADRGIRAWFVLDEGLAALERHPLTGGPAAMIGISERGSSTMRVRAVGQPGHSSMPPPETAVSLLAEAIDRIHSMPIEQRLEGGPALGMMRALAPELSFTNRMAVSNEWLFGPLLKQRMDGNPAARALLGTTVAPTMVSGGSRPNVLPAEATAMINFRIHPRDTTADLLREARQAVADLDGVTVEWADEPTDASPISSTTSTSYGLIAALSQQMMPDAPVAPGLVLAGTDSRHYTDVAENVYRYQPIMLNDQDLTRPHGLNERLSVENFERMIRFYIGLMEAGAMQ; encoded by the coding sequence ATGGTGCGCTTAATTTTGGCGGCGCTCGCGGTGCTGCTGGTCGCGGTCGCGGGCTTTGTTGGCTACCGGACGTATTCGTTCACGGCGCCACCGCCGCCAGCGGAAGCGGCGATCCCCGATACGAGCGCGTATCAGATCGATGCGAGTGCCGCGGCGATGCGGCTGGGCGAAGCGATCCGCTTCCGTACCGTGTCGTTGGTGGAAGCGACCGACGACCGCGCGCAGTTCGAGCAATTCCATGCGTGGATGCAGGCGCGCTATCCGGCCTTTCACGCGGCGGCACGGCGTGAGGTGATTGGCGAGCTTTCGCTGATGTACACCTGGGAAGGCAGCGATGCGGGACAGCCGCCTATTCTGTTGTTGGCGCACCAGGACGTGGTTCCGGTGCCTGAGGACACGCGCACGCAATGGCAAGTCGATCCGTTCGGCGGCGTGATTCAGGATGACGCGATTTGGGGCCGCGGTTCGATTGACGACAAAGGCTCGCTGGTCGCGCTGCTGGAAGCGGCGGAGTATCTCGCGGCGCAAGGCAAGCGGCCGGTGCGGACGATCGTCTTCGCGTTCGGGCACGACGAAGAACTTGGTGGCGACGGCGGCGCTGTGCTGATGGCGCAGGCGCTTGCCGATCGCGGCATTCGCGCGTGGTTCGTGCTGGACGAAGGCTTGGCGGCGTTGGAGCGGCATCCGCTGACGGGCGGGCCTGCTGCGATGATCGGGATTTCGGAGCGCGGTTCAAGCACGATGCGGGTGCGCGCGGTGGGGCAGCCTGGGCACTCGTCGATGCCGCCGCCGGAGACAGCAGTGTCGCTGTTGGCGGAGGCGATCGATCGAATTCATTCGATGCCGATCGAGCAACGGCTCGAAGGCGGGCCGGCTTTGGGTATGATGCGGGCGTTGGCGCCGGAGCTCTCCTTTACCAATCGCATGGCGGTGTCGAACGAATGGCTGTTTGGGCCGCTGTTGAAGCAGCGCATGGATGGCAATCCAGCGGCGCGGGCGCTGTTGGGCACGACGGTGGCGCCGACGATGGTTTCGGGCGGCTCGCGGCCAAACGTGTTGCCGGCGGAAGCGACGGCGATGATCAATTTCCGCATTCATCCACGCGATACGACGGCGGATTTACTGCGCGAGGCGCGGCAGGCGGTGGCGGATCTCGACGGTGTGACGGTGGAGTGGGCCGATGAGCCGACGGATGCGAGCCCGATCTCGAGCACGACATCGACGAGCTACGGCCTTATCGCGGCGTTGTCGCAGCAGATGATGCCGGACGCGCCGGTGGCGCCGGGGCTGGTGCTCGCGGGCACGGATTCGCGGCACTACACCGATGTCGCGGAGAACGTGTACCGGTATCAGCCGATCATGCTGAACGATCAAGATTTAACGCGGCCGCATGGTTTGAACGAGCGGCTGTCGGTCGAGAACTTCGAGCGCATGATCCGGTTCTATATCGGGTTGATGGAAGCAGGGGCGATGCAATGA
- the ccrA gene encoding crotonyl-CoA carboxylase/reductase, with protein sequence MAQANLKAVKDIYDVGEIPPQFHVPEKMWAWAIRKERHGRPLTAMQLEQVPTPQIGEDEALVLVMAAGVNYNGVWAALGEPMSVLDVHKQPYHVAGSDAAGIVWAVGSKVKRWKPGDEVVIHCNQDDGDDEECNGGDPMFSPSQRIWGYETTDGSFAQFCKVQARQMMARPKHLTWEESACYTLTLATAYRMLFGWRPNVLRPGQNVLVWGASGGLGVFAVQLCAVSGAHAIGVVSSDDKKDYVLSMGAKAVINRNDFNCWGQLPKVNGPEFGDYMKESRKFGKAIWEITGGKDVDIVFEHPGEATFPVSVLVCKRGGMVVICAGTTGYNLTMDARFLWMRQKRVQGSHFAHLYHASQANQLVIDRRIDPAMSEVFPWDKIPDAHEKMLDNKHAPGNMAVLVSAQRSGLRTVEDVVELSGSRG encoded by the coding sequence CGGCGATGCAGCTGGAGCAGGTGCCGACGCCGCAGATCGGCGAGGACGAGGCGCTGGTGCTCGTGATGGCGGCGGGCGTGAACTACAACGGCGTGTGGGCGGCGCTGGGCGAGCCGATGAGCGTGCTCGATGTGCACAAGCAGCCCTATCACGTCGCGGGCTCTGATGCGGCGGGCATCGTGTGGGCGGTTGGCTCGAAGGTGAAGCGCTGGAAGCCGGGCGACGAAGTTGTCATCCACTGCAACCAGGACGATGGCGACGACGAGGAGTGCAATGGCGGCGATCCGATGTTTTCGCCAAGCCAGCGCATCTGGGGTTACGAAACGACGGACGGTTCGTTCGCGCAGTTCTGCAAAGTGCAGGCGCGCCAGATGATGGCGCGGCCGAAGCACCTCACCTGGGAAGAGAGCGCTTGCTACACGCTGACGCTGGCCACGGCGTACCGGATGCTGTTCGGCTGGCGGCCGAACGTGCTGCGGCCGGGTCAGAACGTGCTGGTGTGGGGCGCATCGGGCGGGCTTGGCGTGTTCGCGGTTCAGCTTTGCGCCGTGAGCGGGGCGCACGCGATCGGTGTTGTTTCTAGCGATGACAAGAAAGACTACGTGCTCTCGATGGGCGCGAAGGCGGTGATCAACCGCAATGACTTTAACTGCTGGGGTCAGCTGCCGAAGGTGAACGGGCCCGAGTTCGGCGACTACATGAAAGAGAGCCGCAAGTTCGGCAAAGCGATCTGGGAAATTACCGGCGGCAAGGATGTCGATATCGTGTTCGAACATCCGGGCGAGGCGACGTTCCCGGTTTCGGTGCTGGTGTGTAAGCGCGGCGGCATGGTCGTGATCTGCGCCGGTACGACGGGCTACAATCTCACCATGGACGCGCGTTTTCTCTGGATGCGGCAAAAGCGCGTCCAGGGCTCACACTTCGCGCACCTATATCATGCGAGCCAAGCCAATCAGCTGGTGATTGACCGCCGGATCGATCCGGCGATGTCGGAAGTGTTTCCGTGGGACAAGATCCCGGACGCGCACGAAAAGATGCTCGATAACAAGCACGCGCCTGGCAACATGGCGGTGCTGGTGAGCGCGCAGCGCAGCGGGCTGCGGACGGTCGAAGATGTCGTGGAGCTTAGCGGTTCGCGCGGCTGA
- a CDS encoding Gmad2 immunoglobulin-like domain-containing protein: MRLIASLALAAALAACSPPSSPTPEAPSAESATLAPDATLTTVSAPAANARVTSPLAVTGTAPANWYFENQFPVRLVDAQGVEIAMAPATPRVNWTENAEPKEFDAQLSFSVTRETPATLVLQEDMPGEGEAPREVRVPVILAPN, translated from the coding sequence ATGCGCCTGATTGCATCGCTTGCCCTCGCCGCGGCACTCGCCGCGTGTTCGCCGCCTTCGTCACCAACGCCGGAAGCGCCGTCCGCCGAAAGCGCGACGCTCGCGCCAGACGCGACGCTGACCACCGTCTCGGCGCCAGCGGCGAATGCACGCGTGACCAGCCCGCTCGCAGTCACCGGTACGGCGCCTGCCAATTGGTATTTCGAGAACCAGTTTCCTGTGCGTTTGGTCGATGCGCAGGGCGTCGAGATCGCTATGGCGCCAGCGACGCCGCGCGTGAACTGGACCGAGAACGCCGAACCGAAGGAATTCGACGCGCAATTGAGCTTCAGCGTCACCCGCGAAACGCCCGCAACGCTCGTGCTGCAGGAAGACATGCCCGGCGAGGGCGAGGCGCCGCGCGAAGTTCGCGTGCCGGTGATCCTGGCGCCGAACTAA
- a CDS encoding DUF6841 family protein has translation MAREPHLESMLPQAQPDDDLGVQNFLDRFGKALTAGDGAAIADMWETPAFVLGDGMARAVNSREEVEAFFAGAKDQYNELGITDTRPQIVRLDEINDHLVMVRVRWPYLDVQGMERGAETSTYTLTREGDGAWKFRITVMQGAEKPN, from the coding sequence ATGGCGCGCGAACCGCACTTGGAAAGCATGCTGCCTCAGGCGCAGCCCGATGACGATCTCGGCGTGCAAAATTTCCTCGATCGCTTCGGCAAAGCACTCACCGCCGGCGACGGCGCTGCGATAGCAGACATGTGGGAGACGCCCGCTTTCGTGCTCGGCGACGGCATGGCCCGCGCGGTCAACTCGCGCGAAGAAGTCGAAGCCTTCTTCGCAGGCGCGAAAGATCAGTACAACGAACTCGGCATCACTGACACCAGGCCACAGATCGTCCGTCTGGACGAGATCAACGATCACCTCGTCATGGTCCGCGTCCGCTGGCCCTACCTCGACGTGCAAGGCATGGAGCGCGGCGCAGAAACCTCAACCTACACGCTGACTCGCGAAGGCGACGGCGCCTGGAAATTCCGCATCACGGTGATGCAAGGCGCGGAAAAGCCGAACTAG
- a CDS encoding protease inhibitor I42 family protein has product MRFAFFAVALLAAACAPAPSEDVASVNGPVAAPTPDDVAVRITAEQAGQTVEIGVNQRFAIELVGVPTAGYVWAPAQMPAFVQRAGEASGATTQAQSQPGFTGGNHWEVTMFVATAPGTGEIVMEQRRPWETNEAPNNTFRVTVTAR; this is encoded by the coding sequence ATGCGCTTTGCATTTTTCGCGGTCGCGTTGCTGGCCGCCGCGTGCGCGCCGGCGCCGAGTGAAGACGTGGCTTCCGTGAACGGACCGGTTGCCGCGCCGACGCCGGATGATGTCGCGGTGCGCATCACGGCGGAGCAAGCGGGGCAGACGGTCGAGATCGGTGTCAATCAGCGTTTCGCCATCGAACTCGTGGGCGTGCCGACGGCGGGATACGTCTGGGCGCCGGCGCAGATGCCGGCGTTCGTGCAGCGCGCGGGCGAGGCCAGCGGCGCCACCACGCAAGCGCAATCGCAGCCGGGCTTTACCGGCGGCAATCATTGGGAGGTGACGATGTTCGTCGCCACCGCGCCGGGGACGGGCGAGATCGTGATGGAGCAGCGGCGGCCTTGGGAAACCAATGAGGCGCCGAACAACACGTTTCGCGTGACCGTGACGGCGCGCTGA
- a CDS encoding VOC family protein produces MARVVHFELHAADPERAMRFYESVFDWRFSKMPGEGVAYWLISTGEGDGINGGLLPRQGPPPSDGQPVNAYTCTLAVDDIDASMKAGVEAGGSVALPRMTIPGVGYVGYLKDTEGNIFGLHQADHDAK; encoded by the coding sequence ATGGCCCGCGTCGTCCACTTTGAACTTCACGCCGCAGATCCCGAGCGCGCCATGCGCTTCTACGAAAGCGTGTTTGACTGGCGTTTCAGCAAAATGCCGGGCGAAGGCGTGGCGTATTGGCTGATCTCGACTGGCGAAGGTGATGGCATCAATGGCGGGCTGTTGCCGCGCCAGGGTCCGCCGCCAAGCGATGGCCAACCTGTCAACGCCTACACCTGCACGCTCGCGGTCGATGATATCGACGCTTCAATGAAGGCGGGCGTGGAAGCCGGCGGAAGCGTCGCACTGCCGCGCATGACTATTCCCGGGGTCGGTTATGTCGGGTACCTCAAGGATACCGAGGGCAACATTTTTGGCCTGCACCAGGCTGATCACGATGCGAAGTGA
- a CDS encoding aromatic ring-hydroxylating oxygenase subunit alpha yields MSDLLRDLWYFAAPSRELKRGEMFRREILGDPVLLGRDEEGRAFAMRDICPHRAVPLSAGRIVSNDGVQTVECPYHGWRYGTQDGVCKLIPSLVEGQPYDAGRIRVRHFPTHEANGIVLVFVSSDPKFAGAAPPAPEFGLAELTEPKFVIHRVFAAAMDNAVVGLMDPAHVPYVHNQWWWRPPSTGKKLKEKRFVPRERGWSIERHKPASNSLAYKYLFGGDVTTEISFMLPGFRWEVVETPRSRLFTLTCLTPENENSTRITQVTYWRDAIWLDLIKPILIPAASEFLDQDGRMVDLQNSGLAYSPSMLWIDDIDVQAKWYLKLKREWAKSREENRDFVNPIEPVTLKWMS; encoded by the coding sequence ATGAGCGATCTTCTCCGGGACCTTTGGTACTTCGCCGCGCCCTCGCGCGAGCTGAAGCGCGGCGAAATGTTTCGCCGTGAGATTCTGGGCGATCCGGTGTTGCTCGGGCGGGACGAAGAGGGCCGCGCCTTTGCGATGCGCGATATCTGCCCGCACCGCGCCGTGCCGCTGTCGGCCGGGAGGATCGTGTCGAATGATGGCGTGCAGACGGTCGAGTGCCCGTATCACGGCTGGCGCTATGGCACGCAGGATGGCGTCTGCAAGCTGATCCCGTCTTTGGTGGAGGGGCAGCCGTACGACGCGGGCCGCATTCGGGTGCGCCATTTTCCGACGCATGAGGCCAACGGCATTGTGCTGGTGTTCGTCTCCAGCGACCCAAAATTTGCGGGTGCAGCGCCACCGGCGCCGGAGTTTGGTTTGGCGGAGCTGACCGAACCGAAGTTTGTGATCCATCGTGTCTTCGCGGCGGCGATGGACAACGCGGTGGTGGGTCTGATGGACCCGGCGCACGTGCCGTACGTGCATAACCAGTGGTGGTGGCGCCCGCCGAGCACGGGCAAAAAGCTCAAAGAGAAACGCTTCGTGCCGCGTGAACGCGGGTGGTCGATCGAACGGCACAAGCCGGCGTCGAATTCGCTGGCGTATAAGTATTTGTTTGGCGGCGATGTGACGACGGAAATATCGTTCATGCTGCCCGGCTTTCGCTGGGAAGTGGTGGAGACGCCGCGCTCCCGCTTGTTCACGCTGACGTGCCTCACGCCGGAGAACGAGAACTCCACACGCATTACGCAAGTGACGTATTGGCGGGACGCGATTTGGCTCGATCTGATCAAGCCGATCCTGATCCCGGCCGCCAGCGAGTTCCTTGATCAGGACGGCCGCATGGTCGATCTGCAGAACAGTGGGCTGGCGTATAGCCCTTCTATGCTCTGGATCGACGACATCGACGTGCAGGCGAAGTGGTACCTGAAGCTGAAACGCGAATGGGCCAAGAGCCGCGAAGAGAACCGCGACTTCGTCAATCCGATTGAGCCGGTGACTCTGAAGTGGATGAGCTGA
- a CDS encoding DUF1028 domain-containing protein, which translates to MRALIVALALCAAAPAFAQETEPRRPVHTFSIVARDAATGQMGVAVQSHWFSVGGVVTWAEPGVGAVATQSFALRSYGPLGLELMRNGMTADQALTALVAGDAHPEGRQVGMVDAHGNVANHTGPSAIREACDIEGEGFTVQANMMGPSTVCTAMAAAYQAAQGDLSARLMAALHAAQREGGDIRGQQSAALLVVSGDRAQHAWSGRIFDLRVEDHQRPIQELERLLGLARAYNLMTEGDDAMAAGDVATARQRYTAAMALAPDNHEMVFWTAVTLASTGDVDEALPLFRRAFRMHRPWRELLQRLPAAGQFPDDPALMSRILAVR; encoded by the coding sequence ATGAGGGCATTGATTGTTGCGTTGGCGCTGTGCGCCGCTGCGCCTGCATTCGCTCAGGAGACGGAGCCGCGCCGCCCTGTGCATACGTTCTCCATCGTCGCGCGCGATGCTGCGACCGGGCAGATGGGTGTGGCGGTGCAATCGCACTGGTTCTCGGTTGGCGGCGTGGTGACGTGGGCGGAGCCAGGCGTCGGCGCGGTGGCGACGCAATCGTTTGCGCTGCGCAGCTATGGCCCGCTTGGGCTGGAGCTGATGCGCAACGGCATGACAGCGGATCAAGCGCTGACGGCGCTGGTTGCAGGCGATGCGCACCCGGAAGGTCGGCAGGTCGGTATGGTCGATGCGCACGGCAATGTCGCGAATCACACCGGGCCGAGTGCGATCCGCGAAGCGTGCGACATCGAAGGCGAAGGCTTCACAGTGCAGGCCAATATGATGGGGCCATCGACGGTGTGCACGGCGATGGCGGCGGCGTATCAAGCGGCGCAAGGCGATCTCTCGGCGCGGTTGATGGCGGCGTTGCACGCGGCGCAGCGTGAGGGTGGCGATATTCGTGGGCAGCAATCGGCGGCGTTGCTGGTGGTGTCGGGCGATCGCGCGCAGCACGCATGGAGCGGGCGGATTTTCGATCTGCGGGTGGAAGATCATCAGCGGCCGATTCAGGAGTTGGAGCGGCTGCTCGGGTTGGCGCGCGCTTACAATCTGATGACCGAAGGCGATGACGCGATGGCGGCGGGCGATGTCGCGACGGCGCGGCAGCGTTACACCGCGGCGATGGCGTTGGCGCCGGACAACCACGAGATGGTGTTCTGGACGGCAGTGACGCTCGCGAGCACCGGCGACGTGGACGAGGCGTTGCCGCTGTTTCGCCGTGCGTTTCGTATGCATCGGCCATGGCGTGAGCTGCTACAGAGATTGCCTGCGGCAGGACAGTTTCCGGATGACCCGGCTTTGATGAGCCGCATCCTGGCGGTGCGATAG